A stretch of DNA from Vanacampus margaritifer isolate UIUO_Vmar chromosome 1, RoL_Vmar_1.0, whole genome shotgun sequence:
TGAGATGATAAATTTGTTAGTTTGGAAACGCGGGATCAGTTTACTGTAAACAGTGTGATCGTTGCACTGTTTttacaatgttttctttttctttcaatatATCATATGTGTTTAAAGCGACACTTTGTAGCAATTTGCCcccaaatatctttacaatagcctttttatttgaccctttattacaatttttcaattagtagattaacattttaactgttcataatgggaactcctgcaagcctctggccaatagttttcagactggattcgggttcaaattgcccgccctctgtctgcgggtgtgacgtcatgtgcgcattgtgtacttgaagaagggaaaatgcagtttcattttccggccacaggtggcagtagcaattccaaatttaatttataataataataaataataataattgcgttcagtagctttaaatgcatttgcattattttgaaattatgcTTAAAgaccttaaaataaattaagtgcTGTATATGTGATAAAAACATGCTTAGGgagtatttaaattattattgtatttttggtatTTATTAGGGTATTTCTTTATCACGGATTTCACTGGTTGTGGGCGTAATCTGGAACAGAACCTCGCAATGGAGAGGGTGACTACTATAATGTCAACGctgtaaatagaaaataaatagaaaaatgcaaaataccATAATATTCCCATTTGGAGACCGGAGCGACTGCCATTCCACATTTAAAGACTCCACTTCCGGATCCCAGGGCCATGGAAGCCACATATCCACCATAagactgacacacacaaaaaactaattaGAGTCCCATGAGGTGCAAAGTGGCTTAAACATGAGCTAGTTGGACTACTCACCCATCCCCATATAGCAACTCTATCTTTGTCAATAAATCCCATTTTGATGAATTCCCTAAAAGAGAAATTTAGTTAAGGCCTTGTCGTGGAATTAGAAGAAATGATTGTTGACCCTTTAGCATCCTTACCTGGCTGCTGTTATCTGATCTTCCACCTCATAGGACCCGAGACGTTTATAGATTTCGTGCATTAGCTTGTCGCCCTGGTAACCGCTGCCTCTCCCATCAAAGCTGGCGACGATGATGTTCTCTGTGCTGGCCAGGTATGTGGACCAGCTCACGCTGTAGGCAAAGTCTACCTTCTGGCTGCAGGGGCCGGCATACCTGTATGGTTGATTAGGGGCTTTTATCTATGAGGcaaagtttccttttttttttttttttttttgccgggcTGGTGATGCACTCTTACACATCGAGCAATAAGGGGTACTTCTTGGACTCATCAAAGCCTGGTGGCAAAAACATCTCGTACCAGAGATCTGTcgtaaacaagaacaaaaaagcaCTCACAAATGAGTCTTCACTGAAATGACTGAAGCGTAAAATATTTCAGTCTTTAAATAAATTCTAAACTCACTGTATCCAGCAATCTTGACAGTTCCTCGACGCATGGTGGGCATTTGGATGTCAGATATCAGTTGGACGAATTGGCTGTTGTCCTCCAAACGCATCAACTCTAATGATTAAAGAGATGGAAGATTATtgaataaaagttattttttgccTTCTCTTGATTTAGCTAGCAGCGCTCACCTTTGCCTTCTTTGATATCCATAAGGGAACTGTAAGGAATGCCAggccctttgaaaaaaaaaacgataataataatgagaaatCACTTTGACAATATTTGAACAAAttccaaacaaaaaagacaaactgaCCACGGCAGCTCATGACGTAGAATCTCGCATTCTGGCTGAAATAAGCAGAATTATACTGGCAGTTTTCACCGCTCAAGTTGCAAGTTAGACACGTGACCTCGTCCTTGGTCCATCTACAACAAACACATGCTTTATAAGTTGCagaaaattgtttaaataaatcacaatagtGTAATAAGGCCTTACCTATAACTATTCCTTCCTCCGGGTTTGCCTCCCTCTTGGTTGCTAGAGTAATATCTGCAGAATATTATGAGTGTTAAAACATCAGTACCCTTTAATGGAAGTTTACAAAATATGGAAAAATATAGTATCACTATTTTCAACCCAAAGAACCATTCCAGCTCACATTCACACTAACGGGCAATTTAGAGACTTCAATTAACCAAACGTGTATGCTTGGGAGATGTGGAGGAAACGGGAGTTGGCGCAGAAAACACGTAGGAAGCCGAGATTCGAACGCCAAACCTCAGAATTGTGAGACATACTACGCACTAAATAGTAGCAACTGACTAACGTCAATCACCTTTTAAAAGatgaacaaatgtaaaatatgtattttattcccCGAGGGATCCCCGTCAACCAAATGAATAGCAAATCAATTACTCACACACTATCTGCTGTTACTTTCTGAATGGCAATGACTTCCCATTCTCCTGTAGTAATTGCTGTGGTGTTGCCCTGCAAAGGACAAGTTAGCATAGAGTTAACCAAAATATCATTCTAATACTTAAATACATTCTTTCATATGAGTTTGTCTGCTTAGCCAACCTCCACAACATGATGTATGTGCTTGTAGCCTTTGGGGTCACTCATCAGCAAGTAAAAACTTTTCTTATCTTCGGCGAAAACTGGAGCTGATGGAGAAAACTAGCCAGAAAAATATGTTAGCATAATATGTTAGCATGACATCATTCTCTCTGTTTTTAATAGGAGTTGTGTTATTTTTACCCGTCCAATCCAACCAGTGGAGCTTTCCACGTTCAGACGCTACAAAAAAAGCAAGACAGGGAAGACATGTTTTAATTCTGACataaatatttgttcatctacAGTATAGCTAgcttaactcactcactgccattgacagctatagacgtcaaaatttcattttaactatttttattagtttagtttttttttgttgttgttgtttttttttacattttttgttaacaagagtatgaaaacctagatttttttgtatatctagaagatataaaatttgggattaatcgtgagttaaccagtgatctcatgcgattaattacattgcaaattttaatgcccctaatttattttctttaaaaaaataaaataaaaatctttacatttttaataatgctttttttttaaagaaaaaaaatgtaaacaattaggggcgtcgggcgattacaattttttaaacgtaattaatcgcaggacttcactagttaactcacgattaatcacaaatgttatttctggtttaatacaaaaaataataattctcggtttgcatacttttgttaacaaaagttggaaaaaaatgtaaaactaatagaaatagttcaaatgaatttttgacgtctatagccgtcaatggcagtgaatgagttaatgctaacacatatttttgggcaaaatgaTGCAAAATAGTTCAGTCAACTTCAACTGGTAGCAGCATTAAActgctttttatttgtaattattagGGATTTCAAAAGATAGTGCTTTAATGTTGAGTtattttaaagttcctttaatgtcacaattttttttttctcgcacgATTAATAATcggcccttacttggaaagcctgtactgggggaattccagtcgcaatgcagcagacacgtccatgtcaaaattctgcagtaataaatttcataataatacatatatttgtagagactggggtcaagttgtattttaaagttttaaaaatgtacataatttaacaagttacttcatggtaaggattagatagctcttaatatgaaaagaaaaatgcactgagctgtcaccaacgtcttacaataacaattatgccatctagtggcagaaaaaaattaccaacacaaatcaatatcacactcgttttttacactacagtacatctttttaaattttaacaaaattttatgaattattataaaattactgtatcaatgactaaaagatgcagccatatttctattagtttagcatttttcccccacttttatgttaacaagagtagaaaaaatatcttattatacattttaaacagatataaaatttgtgattaattgtgagttaactattgaagactCGCAATCACGTGGAAACATCACACCGCTCATTTCGTACGTCAACTGGGACCCAGATCGGGCCCTGCAGGTCGTAGATCTGAAGGATGAGGTGGTTTTGGAGCCTTTTTAGCCACTGTACGGCAAGACGTTGGTCAGTCCCCCAAGTCACTGTGGCCAAGTAGTGCTCCCTATTTGGCCAGAGATGGCAAAATGTCACTTTCAGCCGACACGTATTGTAACTTTAATAGCCAGAAGGGTTCTCTTACTGTGAGCTGAATGTGTCCGGAACAAAGACCTCAGTGATCATTGTTGTGTTGTCCGTGTCCACAACAAACAGCTTCACATTTGCATTTGGGGAACCTGCCTGAAGACGGCAATACAAAACACTTGACATTGAGATTAGGGTACCCATCTTTAGATACGTGCTAAGGGTTCAATGGAATCAGACTATATGGATAGTCATGTGTGAATGTTTGGGTACCCACCTTTGGATACGGAATCGAAACAGTACTAGAATACTGACGATCCCCGTACCATGAGAACTCCACAATCGGGACCTCTGTATCATTAAACTCAACGTAGGCCACATATTTTCCTCCTGGGGACCACCAGAGGCCCTGATTGGATGAAAACATCTCCTCTGGTTGGGGGAACAAAAAACATGTGCTTTAAATGAAGTCAGCAAAAGCCGGTTTCACGCTACAGCATAATTGTTAGCAGTCTTCGGTAAAAGAAAATTAACTGGAAACTGGCAAACAATAATGAGGGATTAAAGACAATTCCAATCACTTTTGTCAGTTTCAAGTTGCTTTTGTGATCTTTGTGGTTGATTCTAATGGAAAGATACCAAGAATTACTGTATGTACTTTATATGTGCATATTTATTTCTAACTACATCTTACTTACCCTCATACACCCAATCTGGAATTCCATTCAAAATCTGATTCTCCTTGCCATTGAACGTCACTTGCTGAGGCATTGAATCTGGGCTGGCCTTTATGTACACATTGTTCTTCCAAACGTAAGCCTGAAAATcccaaagaaaacaaatgttggCAACTCAATCATCCTTATAGTTGAGAGTTGGCATAAGTGTTTGGAAAAGGCAGATCAAGGTTTGACTAATCCGTCACGCAGCCCAAAGTTGACATTGCGAGTTTTCAATCGCACTCACCAGTTTGTTCCCTGCAGGCGCCCAAGCCAAATATTGGATTTCTTCAGGTAGGTTGGAAGGTTCGAGAAACTTTCTGAGAGGACGTATGAAaatacagtaagaaaaaaaatctcaaatacAACCTCTCTCTGCGTACTTACTTCAAAGTTTGATCATAAAGTGAGTACGAAGCTGTGAATGAATGCCTCCACACCTGTCAAGACAGGAAAAGTTCCGTTGTCATGACATGTCATCACACAGAAGGCACTTTATAGTGATAATGACGCATATAGCAAAAGTCTTACCATTGTGTAGTTACTCATAAATGCCACATATCTGCGATCAGCAGACAGCTGATAGTCGGAGGCGCCTTTTTCATTCTGTTTGAATGAGAAAATGTTATCACCAAATGTTCTAAtctgatacaaatatatatatatatatatatttttttttttaatgagccaaattacgaaaaaattaaataataattgtactATGGCTTGTAAAACATCATTAAAGGATCAAAGATGGATAAATTAGCTAcgggaaaatgtcaaataaagcTACCAGTCATCATTGAAGCTTTTTACTTTCTAAAACTTCCATAGCTTGATGGAGCGGAtcttaaaacaaaatggctgacttacaAACACGTCTGCGCTTAAGAAGATGGAGGACTGCCCCGTTGTCGCACTATGAAGATAGATTGAGCCTTCCTGGCTATGCAGGTACTCGTCATCTACAAAGAAAATTAGCTTAgaattgcaaacaaaaaaacaagcttgaAAAATGAGATAATCacatttgattggcaatgaaattcaaaatggcGAATGTCTCGGATATGCACCAGAGAGCCACCAGATGTTGTAAGATTTGGGTTTGAGGGAACTGTTGAACATGTCCTCCAGTGTGAACAACCTCCTGTCCGTGATTTCATGCTGCTCCTCTGGAAAATACAAGAAAATTGGATATAGTATACACTGAGTATTGATTGTTCTCTGTGTATACTCAAGCTGCTTCTTACATTGACTTAAAGCTCAAACTTTTTGTCTTCTTTACAAGCACAAACACCATGTTTGTCTAAATGCTAAAGGAAATATATAATCTCACCTATTGTTAAGAAAATACATGCTCCCattataaattaatacaatatatgaatatataatgTCTCTAACATTATTTGAGACTAAAAGGaatgttattaaaataaagttgtgtttttcaattcaaaagtcatattttaattgaattttcacaaataaaatgatatCACATCTTTTATTCTGGAAAAGCATGCCtgttgagctaaaaaaaaaaatcggatcatgtgcttaaaaaaaaacacctttgatTCTGTGGGGGGGAGGGTGAGACCCTTCAATCATGCAGGGATGGCACATTTATGTAATGAAACATAACAATCATATCAGCACTTTTAGTTGGCCAAAAGCTACGAAGGTTTCTCATTCCATTGTCTCAAGGgaccagaaaaaaagtattttaagtaTCCCGTCAGATAGTTTGCTGTTGTCATCTCTAGGAGGCGCTAGAGAGTCCTTTCAACTCTTAAGCAGTGTGTGTCTACTAACAGATTGTTTTGCAGTCATTTTACTATCCTTAAGATAACGGCCATAAACAAAGGGAGGGGCAGGGTAGATGCTTCAGAAGGTTGTAAACAACTTACAGCTGCTAGTGACACCTAAATGTTAACGATTAACTTTAACTTATGTTCTGTGTGTAAAAGATAAATGTACTAGCACGCCAAAATTGCCAAAGATCAGTCATCTGcactcaaaaaaataataattggaaaaTGACTTACCGTTTAAATAAATCACAGTTGGTGCTGTGatcagaacaacaacaacaaccagtCCAAGAATTCCGAGGATCACTTTGGCAATGGAGACCTGAATAGATGAAGCAAAATATGTGAATATTCACGTAAAACCCAAACTAAAAGAAGAACATTTGCTGTCTCAGTCAACTAAccataatttaacaaaaatttaaaatcagCAATATGGgtccaaaaaaaagtcacaacagCACCCACACAGCGCCAATTGTGCTCACGAGTATAGTTGTTGTGCGTCTACACAACTTTGCTGTTAAATATTACCTTAGGTTTCAAAGGTAAGTCAATAAACGTGTAAACAGCAGAGCAAAGTTTGATCATTTCAATCAACTTTGGAGAAACTGAACATTCCCTTTCtttaaagtcatttaaaattacaaaataataataataataataatttgtgggCTAGAGTTTGATTGTGGCATTGGTTCATTTTGAATAGCATCCGATCCTAagagaaatattttttgttagtcaGGGTTCTTCAAAtcagttttgattgatttatatatCATCAtgcgtttcaaaaataaaatcatgctCTTGGTAAATAGTTTCTTGAAATCATTTTCTTTGGTTGGATAAGAACAAATTTGTAGAAGCCACTTTCTGTCAGATCTTTTTGCTTTCACTACTACGATTAAAAGCAacagcgacatctagtggtgatcAGTGTACCTTCTCGCCCTCtcccatctatctatctatctatctatctatctatctatctatctatctatctatctatctatctatctatctatctatctatctatctatctatctatctatctatctatccatccatccatccatccatccatccatccatccatccagtgaGCACTACGCCAAGTCAGCATGATAGCAAACTAGCAACCAGTTACCAAACTTACTTTTAAAATTGTGCGGTTTTGCGATGAAACGTAAACCTTAGAATAAGTTAATGGCGATTCCAGCAGACAGCCACTGCCAGTAAACGTTTCTGTGTTTGCCTCATCCATGAAGTTGACATGCCAATACTGAACGTGGAGATGCTGCATGGATAGAGGCAGAGCAGAGACATAATTAAGACATCCATAACCAGTCGGTTGTGACATAGCCAGCTTGGTCCTATCTGTTAAATTGAAAaacagtcagattttttttaaaaacaacttaaCTCATCATTAACAACAATACACTATCCTGCTATGGCATCGCAGTTGTTGCTCAAGGTTCAGGAAACAActgcaatcacagctcagtttcagaaaacatgtGAACTGTGATCGgtcctgagccctgagcaactgtgatgtcatttataGTCAagagaaaatggcaaaatggctgccacatgagatgcataaaaacgtgtgaattttgctgcttaactcattatttcacaaacacaaaattaatcagaacaccgtgtttagactagtggggctgcacagaacataATGTTGTAACGAATTTTTGGTGGTTGGCTTCCCAGaaataaagagagaaagagataaGCAGAAATGGGAAGTACAGCTGGCTGTGCTTTCTGCTTCACATCCCtgaaaaagcacacaaaaaaatcctcaaGCATAAATGTAGGGATGCTAAAGTTACAGGTAGCTTTCCCACACATCTTACCTTTCAAATTTCATCCACAGATCTGGTAAAACATAGTAATCCAAAGGcagatggacattttagttcccTGACTGCTTTGAGTCTTATTTCCTCTTTTCGGAATGTTCCATGCACTGAAAACCAGAAAAGCAGGTTCTGTGACAGAGCTCAGCTACGTAATCATGCGTAAGCTAAACATTGTGGAGAAACTTTGATTTGGGATAACGATGCGCACATTGGAACACAACAATGGTCATGGTATTTgtgtggtacttttttttttctatttactcGAGACCGCTGTGATCACACGGCGTTATATTGCGCAAAGCCGTAAGAAGGGCTAACCTTTGTATCTGCGAGAGATATGACGGCGTTATGTGCAAAGAGACGATTGTAATGTTTCTTTGGGGATGCTGAGTCGCTGAATCCGGTTCAAATTCAGACTCAAAATCCAACTCGTACTGATTGACTTTTgactctgattaaccccaatcaaaatggatttttttccattctAGAAGACCCCTGAAGGTTTGTGCCAAAATTGACTCCTATTTTGAactaagcggttcagaaaatggatggatggatgtttagtTTTGAACACAGCCTATTAGGGTGTGCACAGTTGTGCAACCACATagtttattttcacttataGTCTCTAAAAGAGTAAATTACAAAAATCTATTGTAAAGGTTATAGGTCAAATAAATGGagggaaatgttttaaaatgcttatctttgtcatttttttaaataacaccaAACCTGGCAATTTGAACAGGGGGTGCAAGTGAGTGAGTCTATT
This window harbors:
- the LOC144053398 gene encoding dipeptidyl peptidase 4-like isoform X1; translation: MDEANTETFTGSGCLLESPLTYSKVYVSSQNRTILKVSIAKVILGILGLVVVVVLITAPTVIYLNEEQHEITDRRLFTLEDMFNSSLKPKSYNIWWLSDDEYLHSQEGSIYLHSATTGQSSIFLSADVFNEKGASDYQLSADRRYVAFMSNYTMVWRHSFTASYSLYDQTLKKFLEPSNLPEEIQYLAWAPAGNKLAYVWKNNVYIKASPDSMPQQVTFNGKENQILNGIPDWVYEEEMFSSNQGLWWSPGGKYVAYVEFNDTEVPIVEFSWYGDRQYSSTVSIPYPKAGSPNANVKLFVVDTDNTTMITEVFVPDTFSSQEHYLATVTWGTDQRLAVQWLKRLQNHLILQIYDLQGPIWVPVDRLNVESSTGWIGRFSPSAPVFAEDKKSFYLLMSDPKGYKHIHHVVEGNTTAITTGEWEVIAIQKVTADSVYYSSNQEGGKPGGRNSYRWTKDEVTCLTCNLSGENCQYNSAYFSQNARFYVMSCRGPGIPYSSLMDIKEGKELMRLEDNSQFVQLISDIQMPTMRRGTVKIAGYNLWYEMFLPPGFDESKKYPLLLDVYAGPCSQKVDFAYSVSWSTYLASTENIIVASFDGRGSGYQGDKLMHEIYKRLGSYEVEDQITAAREFIKMGFIDKDRVAIWGWSYGGYVASMALGSGSGVFKCGMAVAPVSKWEYYDSIYTERYMTKPMDNPVAYSNSTVTARAKNFHSVQYLLVHGTADDNVHFQQAAEISEALVNEQVDFEAMWYTDKNHGLPGSAYQHVYTHMSHFLQRCFA
- the LOC144053398 gene encoding dipeptidyl peptidase 4-like isoform X2, which produces MVSIAKVILGILGLVVVVVLITAPTVIYLNEEQHEITDRRLFTLEDMFNSSLKPKSYNIWWLSDDEYLHSQEGSIYLHSATTGQSSIFLSADVFNEKGASDYQLSADRRYVAFMSNYTMVWRHSFTASYSLYDQTLKKFLEPSNLPEEIQYLAWAPAGNKLAYVWKNNVYIKASPDSMPQQVTFNGKENQILNGIPDWVYEEEMFSSNQGLWWSPGGKYVAYVEFNDTEVPIVEFSWYGDRQYSSTVSIPYPKAGSPNANVKLFVVDTDNTTMITEVFVPDTFSSQEHYLATVTWGTDQRLAVQWLKRLQNHLILQIYDLQGPIWVPVDRLNVESSTGWIGRFSPSAPVFAEDKKSFYLLMSDPKGYKHIHHVVEGNTTAITTGEWEVIAIQKVTADSVYYSSNQEGGKPGGRNSYRWTKDEVTCLTCNLSGENCQYNSAYFSQNARFYVMSCRGPGIPYSSLMDIKEGKELMRLEDNSQFVQLISDIQMPTMRRGTVKIAGYNLWYEMFLPPGFDESKKYPLLLDVYAGPCSQKVDFAYSVSWSTYLASTENIIVASFDGRGSGYQGDKLMHEIYKRLGSYEVEDQITAAREFIKMGFIDKDRVAIWGWSYGGYVASMALGSGSGVFKCGMAVAPVSKWEYYDSIYTERYMTKPMDNPVAYSNSTVTARAKNFHSVQYLLVHGTADDNVHFQQAAEISEALVNEQVDFEAMWYTDKNHGLPGSAYQHVYTHMSHFLQRCFA